The Streptomyces sp. TLI_105 DNA segment GGCCCGCGCCGAACCGGGAAGCTCCGCCACCTCGTGGAAGCGGACCTTCTCGACCTGCTGGACGACAAGTTGGGCAATCCGATCGAATCGTTCGAACCGCACGTCCTCGCGCGGGTCGAGATTGACCACGATCACCTTGATCTCTCCACGGTACCCGGCATCCACCGTCCCCGGGGCATTCACGAGCGCCACTCCGCAGCGGGCGGCGAGACCGGAGCGCGGGTGCACGAAGGCCGCGTACCCGTCCGGCAGGGCGATGGAGATCCCGGTGGGCAGCACGGCGCGCTCCCCGGGGGCCAGCACGACGGCCTCGGTGGTCACGAGGTCGGCCCCGGCGTCGCCGGGATGCCCGTAGGCCGGGATCGGCACGTCCGGGTCCACTCGCCGGATCAGTACGTCGACAGGGTTGCGCATCAGGGGTTCACCTCGAAGGCGCGGGCGCGCCGGACCTGGTCGGGGTCGGACATGGCGGCCTGGATCTCCTCCGGGCGGCCGTTGTCGATGAAGTGGTCGACCTTGACCTCGATGAAGAGGGCGTCGGCGCGGACGGCGACGGGGCCCTCGGGCCCGCCGATCCGTCCGACGGCGGTCGAGTAGATCTTGCGGCCGTGCACGGCGGTGACGGCGGCCTCCAGGTGGAGCACGGTGCCGACCGGGACGGGCCGGGCGAAGTCGGTCTCCAGGCGGCCGGTCACGGCGATGACCCGCAGCAGCCAGTTCAGGGAGCCGAGGGTCTCGTCGAGCGCGGTGGCGAGGACGCCGCCGTGCGCGAGGCCGGGGGCGCCCTGGTGGTCGGGGGTCACCGTGAACTCGGCGGTGACGGTCACGCCCTCGCCCGCGCGCGCTTCCAGATGGAGGCCGTGGGGCTGTCCGCCGCCGCACCCGAAGCAGTACTCGTAGTGCGCGCCGAGCAGCTCGCCGGGAGCCGGCGCGTCCGGGTGGCGTACCGGCGGTATGGCGTCGGCCGGCGGGGTGAGGGCGGCAGATGTTGCAGTCACAGCCGCAGACCTTACCCGCGCGGATGGGCGCAGGTCGCGCCGTGCCAAGCTTGGACGCATGCAGCCTTCCGCACCGTCCCCGGACCCCTCCCCCGCGGCCTCCGCCGCGCCGCGCTTCGACGAGCGGCTGACGGCGCCCCGCTCGTGGTGGGTGATCGTGGGTCTGATCGGCCTGTCCGGCGCCCTGATCATGTTCCCGCTGGGTACGGTCCCGATGCTGGGCGGCCTGATCGCGGCGGCGGTGATCGCCGGAGTGGTGGTCTCCTCGTACGGCTCCGCCCGGATCCGGGTGGTGGCCGGTTCGCTGGTGGCGGGCGACGCGCGGATCCCGGTGGCGGCGCTCGGTGCGGCCGAGGCGCTCGACGCGGAGGAGGCGCGCGCCTGGCGCACCCACAAGGCGGACCCGCGCGCCTTCATGCTGATGCGCAGCTACGTGCCGGGGGCGGTACGGGTCGAGATCATCGACCCGGCGGACCCGACGCCGTACGTGTACCTGTCCAGCCGTGATCCGGAGGCGCTGATCGCGGCCCTGGAGGCGGAGCGCGCCTGACCCGGCGCGCCCGCCCGCGTCAGAAGCCCAGCTCCTTGGGGTTCTCGGGCTGCTCCAGCGGGGGCAGCTCCGGGAGGGCGTCCCAGGGGATCTGGCGGGCGCGGAGGTCCTTGCGGATGTGCGCGGCGAGCTTCTTGGTGTCGCGGCGGTTCATGACGGCGCCGACGGCCGCGCCGACCATGAAGGGCGCGAGGTTCGGCAGGTTGCGCACCATGCGTTTCATGATCTGCTGGCGCAGTTCGCGCTTGAGCTGACCGCCGAGTGCGGCGTTGACCGTGGTGGGCTTGGTGGGGTCGATGCCCCGCTCCTCCGCCCAGGAGGTCAGATAGGCCACCGAGCGCTGGGTGAGCCGGCCGGGGGGCCGCTGCCCGTAGACCTCGTGCAGCTCGGCGATGAGTTTGAGCTCCACGGCGGCGACGCCGGTGATCTCGGCCGCCAGCTCGGCCGGCAGGGCCGGGGGGACGGGGAGCATGGCGGCTGCGCCGACGCCCGCGCCCACGGTCGAGCTCGCGTTCGCCGCGCCGGCGACGAGTTTGTCGGCGAGCTCCTCGGGGCCGAGCCCGGGGAACTGTCCGCGCAGGGTCGCCAGGTCGCGGACGGGGATCCGCGGGGCGAGGTCGATCAGCCGGTCGGCCAGATGGCCGAGACCGGCCTTGGCGCTGTCTCCGCCACGCCTCACGCCCTGCCGGACGCCCTGCGTGACGCCGCGCCGGACGGCGTCGATCCGGTCGGAGTCGATCCTGATCCGGTCGAGCTGGGCCCGCGCGGGGTTGGCCAGCCGCCTGACGGCGCCGAGGCGTCCGCCCTTCCGGGCATCGGCCGACGCGTCGCCCTGCCCCGCCGGCAGGCGCGCCGGATCCGCCTCGGCGGCCTCGATGACTGCTTCGAGCGAGGCCGGGAGGCCTCGCTCGTCGTCACGTGCGCCGAGGGAGGGCAGGGAGGCGGTGCGCTCGGCTTCAGGGGCCTCCTGGGCACCCTCTGCCGGGCCCGAGCCGCCCTTGTGCGTCTCCGGGCTCCAGGGGAGCCGCAGACGCCGCTTCCGGGACGGTGTGTCGCCTGCCACGGCCGAGCGGTCTCAGTCGCAGTCGCGGCAGATCGGCTGGCCGTTCTTCTCCCGCGCCAGCTGGCTGCGGTGGTGCACGAGGAAGCAGCTCATGCAGGTGAACTCGTCGGCCTGCTTGGGCAGGACCCGGACGGCCAGCTCCTCGTTCGAGAGGTCGGCGCCCGGAAGCTCCAGGCCTTCGGCGGCCTCGAACTCGTCGACGTCGACGGTCGAGGTCGACTTGTCGTTCCGGCGGGCCTTCAGTTCTTCAAGGCTGTCCGAGTCGACGTCGTCGTCGGTCTTGCGTGGGGTGTCGTAATCCGTTGCCATGTCGCTCTCCCCCTCTGGGTGGTTGCGGTGTCTCCAGCGCACGTAACGCGTGAGAGGTCGGACTTGTGCCCGACCTGAGGCGGAGATTTTGCCTCACATCAAGGTCTGTTACTCAATCGACACCCGTCGCGCCCTCTCACGAGTGATCGGCTTGGGGTGGCGAACCGGACCGTACACGGTCCTCCGGGCGGCCCTCGCAGGCGCCACCCCGTGTACTTCCCGTCATTCCGGGCCCCGGAAACCCGGACTTTTCCTGGTTTTCCGAGGGTTTTCCCGGTCACGGAGAGTGGAGGGCCGAACACCCCCTCCTGTGATCGATCACACATGAGCGTCTCAGGATCGGGGCTCCGGAATTCCGCGCAAAGCGAACGGAACCGGTCGGCCCGTGCAGTGTGTCAGATCGGCAGAGTGACGCGCATCACGAGCCCGCCGCCCTCGCGTGGCTCCGCGATGATACGGCCGCCGTGGGCGCGGGCCACGGACCGGGCGATCGACAGGCCGAGACCGACCCCCTTGTCGCTGCCCGTCCGCTCCTGCCGGAGCCTCCTGAACGGTTCGAAGAGGTTGTCGATCTCGTACGCGGGGACCACAGGACCCGTGTTCGAGACGACCAGGACCGCCTGGCCGTCCTTGGCCTCGGTGGTGACCTCCACCCAGCCTCCCTCCGGCACGTTGTACCGCACGGCGTTCTGGAGCAGGTTCAGTGCGATCCGTTCGAGGAGCACGCCGTTGCCCTGGACGACGGCGGGCGCGCGCTCGCCCCGGATCTCCACGCCCTTGGCCTCGGCCTCGGCGTGCACCTGGTCGACGCCGCGCTCGGCGACCTCGGCCAGGTCGACGGGTTTGCGCTCGATGATCTGGTTGTCGCTGCGGGCGAGCAGCAGCAGGCCCTCGACGAGCTGTTCGCTGCGCTCGTTGGTGGCGAGCAGGGTCTTGCCGAGCTGCTGGAGCTCGACCGGCGCCCCGGGGTCCGAGAGGTGGACCTCCAGGAGGGTGCGGTTGATCGCGAGCGGGGTCCGCAGCTCGTGCGAGGCGTTCGCGACGAAGCGCTGCTGGGCCGTGAAGGCCCGCTCCAGGCGGTCCAGCATCTCGTCGAAGGTGTCGGCGAGCTCCTTGAGCTCGTCGTCGGGGCCGTCCAGCTCGATCCGCCGGGACAGGTCGGAGCCGGCCACCTGGCGGGCGGTCCGGGTGATCCGGCCGAGCGGGGAGAGCACCCGTCCCGCCATGGCGTAGCCGAAGGCGAAGGCGATGATGCTCAGGCCGAGCAGGGCGAAGAGGGACCGGCGCAGGAGGTCGTCCAGGGCCAGGTCGCTCTGGTGTCGCAGACAGAGCGTGACGGCGTCGTTGAGCTGGTCGCCGGTGGGCGACTCGGGCAGCCGGCACCAGGAGGTGGTGGGCTGGACCGTGCCGTTGACGACCTTGAAGGGCAGCTGGGAGGTGCTGTCGCTGAGGGCCTGGGCGGTGAAGAGGTAGATGATCGACAGCAGCAGGATGCCGGCGATCAGGAACATCCCGCCGTACAGCAGCGTGAGCCGTATCCGGATGGTCGGGCGCAGCAGCGGCCGGACGGGGTCCCGGGGGTCCCAGGTCGGTTTCGGGGGCGCCTGGGGGTGGGGCGCGGGGGTCGTGGCCATCAGGTCAGATCCGGTACCCGGAGCCGGGGACGGTGACGATGACGGGCGGCTCGCCGAGCTTGCGCCGGAGGGTCATGACGGTGACGCGCACGACGTTGGTGAACGGATCGGTGTTCTCGTCCCAGGCCTTCTCCAGGAGCTGCTCGGCCGAGACGACGGCGCCCTCGCTGCGCATGAGGACCTCCAGGACGGCGAACTCCTTCGGCGCGAGCTGGACCTCCCGGCCCTCGCGGAAGACCTCCCGGCGGTTGGGGTCGAGCTTGATGCCGGCGCGCTCCAGGACGGGCGGGAGCGGGACGGTGGTGCGGCGGCCGAGGGCGCGCACGCGCGCGGTGAGCTCGGTGAAGGCGAAGGGCTTGGGGAGGTAGTCGTCCGCCCCGAGCTCCAGGCCCTCGACGCGGTCGCTGACGTCGCCGGAGGCGGTGAGCATCAGGACGCGGGTGGGCATGCCGAGCTCGACGATCTTGCGGCAGACGTCGTCGCCGTGGACGAGCGGGAGGTCGCGGTCGAGGACGACGACGTCGTAGTCGTTGACCCCCACGCGCTCCAGGGCCGCGGCGCCGTCGTACACGACGTCGACGGCCATGGCCTCCCGGCGCAGTCCGGTGGCCACCGCATCGGCGAGCAGCTGCTCGTCCTCGACGACGAGTACGCGCACGTCGTACATCCTTCCCGTTGAGCCGCTGTCCGGGGTGGGACCGGCTGAAATCCGAGCACTGACTGTGCGTGTCCATCCTGCCCCGTACGCGCGTAAACCGGCTGTAAGACGGGGGTGCGGGGCCTCGGGCGGGCGGGGGCGCGCGGTGGGGCGCGCGGGCCGGAACGAAGAATTCACCGGATTCGCGGGCCAGTTGAGGTTTCTCTGAGGAAGGGGTTGGGGAGGACGACTGCACACCCCGTGATCACGCCCTGTATGTGGCGCGCCACCTACCGCTCTCTGTCCCCCAGAGTTCGCAGTGCGTGATCCACCCACCCTCGGCACACCCCCGTGCCACCGGACCCACGAGGAGGGGGCGCACGATGGACGCTTTCACCGCAGGACTGCTGCACCGCATCAGGACCACGCAGACGGACCTCACGCGGGCCCGTGAGACGGGCGACGACTACCTGGCGGAGGTGGAGCAGGCGGAGCTGGAAGACCTGCACCGGCTGGCCGCCGAGCACGGCGTGGAGGTGGCCTCGCCGGGCGTCTGACCCGTACACGCACGCGAGGGCCCCGGCGCCGTCCCGGCACCGGGGCCCTCGTGCGTCCGTCTCCCGACCTCTTCGGCCCTGACCCGGCCTCATCCGAAGGCCCTGATCCGACCTGATCCGAAGGGCAAGGCCCTAGTCGTGCCAGGCCCCCAGCTCCTCCAGGAGCTCCTGGAGCGGCTCGAAGAGGCCCGGGGAGGAGGCGAGCGTCAGCTCGCCCGACTCCGGCTCCCCGGGGCGGCCGCCGGTGAGGCCGCCGGCCTCGCGGGCGATGAGCGCGCCCGCCGCGAGGTCCCAGGGGTTGAGGCCGCGCTCGTAGTACGCGTCGAGGCGGCCGGCTGCGACGTCGCAGAGGTCGATGGCGGCCGAGCCGCCGCGCCGGATGTCGCGGACGCGCGGGATGACGCGCTGGGCCACGTCGGCCTGGTGGGCGCGGCGGGCCTGGAGATACCCGAAGCCGGTGCCGAGGAGGGCCTCGTCGAGCGCGGGCGAGGGGCGGACGGCGAGGCGCCGCTCCCCCGCGTACGCCCCGCCGCCGAGGACCGCCCGGTAGGTCTCGCCGCGCATCGGCGCCTCGACGACGCCGACGACGGTCTCGCCGTCCCGCTCGGCGGCGATCGAGACCGCCCAGGTGGGCAGGCCGTACAGGTAGTTCACGGTGCCGTCGAGCGGGTCGATCACCCAGCGGACCCCGCTGGTCCCGGGGCTCGACGCGCCCTCCTCGCCGAGGAAGCCGTCGTGCGGGCGGTGCTCGGCGAGGAAGCCGATGATCAGCTTCTCGGCCGCGATGTCCATCTCGGTGACCACGTCGATGGGGCTCGACTTGGTCCTCGCCACGGCCAGGTCGTCGGGCCGGCCGTCGCGCAGCAGCGCTCCGGCCCGCAGGGCGGCCTCCAGGGCGAGGTCGAGCAGTTCGGTGAGCAGGGGGTCGGTCACGTCGGCTCCTTACGCGTACGGACTGTCGGCGCCGGCCGCCGCCGGCCGCTCGGCCCTGGCCGGGCAGCAGCCGATCGGGCAGAGGTCGTGGGAGGCCCCGAGCGCGCCCAGGGCGCACCGCTCCGCCTTGCCGCCCCGCTGGTGCGCCGCCCGCTCCAGGACGAGCTCGCGGACGGCGGCGGCGAAGCGCGGGTCGGCCCCGACGGTCGCCGAGCGGCGGACGGGCAGGCCGAGCTCGGCCGCCTTGGCCGTGGCCTCGGTGTCGAGGTCGTAGAGGACCTCCATGTGGTCGGAGACGAAGCCGATCGGGACCATGACGGCGGCGGGCGCGCCGGCCTCGTGCAGCTCCTCCAGGTGGTCGCAGATGTCGGGTTCCAGCCACGGGATGTGGGGGGCGCCGCTGCGGGACTGGTAGACGAGCTTCCACGGGTGGTCGACGCCGGTCTCCTCGCGGACGGCGTCGACGATCACCCGTGCGACGTCGAGGTGCTGGCGCACGTAGGCCCCGCCCTCGCCGTGCTCGGCGACCGGGCCGGAGGTGTCGGCGGCGGAGTCGGGGATGGAGTGGGTGGTGAAGGCGAGGTGGGCGCGGTCCCGCACGGCCGGGTCGAGCTCGGCGAGCGAGGCGAGGACGCCCTCGACCATGGGCCCGACGAAGCCGGGGTGGTTGAAGTAGTGCCGGAGCTTGTCGACCCGGGGCAGCGGGAGCCCCTCCGCCTCCAGGGTGGCGAGCGCGTCGGCGAGGTTCTCGCGGTACTGGCGGCAGCCGGAGTAGGAGGCGTACGCGCTGGTGGTGAGGACGGCGATGTGGCGCCGTCCGTCGGTGATCATCTCGCGGAGGGTGTCGGTGAGGTACGGCGCCCAGTTCCGGTTTCCCCAGTAGACCGGCAGGTCGAGTCCGGCCTGCTCGAAGTCCGTCCGCAGCGCGTCGAGGAGCGCGCGGTTCTGGTCGTTGATCGGGGAGACGCCGCCGAAGAGGAAGTAGTGCTGCCCCACTTCCTTGAGCCGTTCCTTCGGGATGCCGCGGCCGCGGGTCACGTTCTCCAGGAACGGGACCACGTCGTCAGGGCCCTCGGGGCCGCCGAAGGAGAGCAGCAGCAGGGCGTCGTACGGGGCGGGATCGTGCTGATCGGACA contains these protein-coding regions:
- the dut gene encoding dUTP diphosphatase, translated to MRNPVDVLIRRVDPDVPIPAYGHPGDAGADLVTTEAVVLAPGERAVLPTGISIALPDGYAAFVHPRSGLAARCGVALVNAPGTVDAGYRGEIKVIVVNLDPREDVRFERFDRIAQLVVQQVEKVRFHEVAELPGSARAEGGFGSTGGHAAVDGTTGGNRYASVVSDREGQ
- a CDS encoding PaaI family thioesterase, with the protein product MTATSAALTPPADAIPPVRHPDAPAPGELLGAHYEYCFGCGGGQPHGLHLEARAGEGVTVTAEFTVTPDHQGAPGLAHGGVLATALDETLGSLNWLLRVIAVTGRLETDFARPVPVGTVLHLEAAVTAVHGRKIYSTAVGRIGGPEGPVAVRADALFIEVKVDHFIDNGRPEEIQAAMSDPDQVRRARAFEVNP
- a CDS encoding DUF3093 domain-containing protein — protein: MQPSAPSPDPSPAASAAPRFDERLTAPRSWWVIVGLIGLSGALIMFPLGTVPMLGGLIAAAVIAGVVVSSYGSARIRVVAGSLVAGDARIPVAALGAAEALDAEEARAWRTHKADPRAFMLMRSYVPGAVRVEIIDPADPTPYVYLSSRDPEALIAALEAERA
- a CDS encoding DUF4193 domain-containing protein, translating into MATDYDTPRKTDDDVDSDSLEELKARRNDKSTSTVDVDEFEAAEGLELPGADLSNEELAVRVLPKQADEFTCMSCFLVHHRSQLAREKNGQPICRDCD
- a CDS encoding cell wall metabolism sensor histidine kinase WalK — translated: MATTPAPHPQAPPKPTWDPRDPVRPLLRPTIRIRLTLLYGGMFLIAGILLLSIIYLFTAQALSDSTSQLPFKVVNGTVQPTTSWCRLPESPTGDQLNDAVTLCLRHQSDLALDDLLRRSLFALLGLSIIAFAFGYAMAGRVLSPLGRITRTARQVAGSDLSRRIELDGPDDELKELADTFDEMLDRLERAFTAQQRFVANASHELRTPLAINRTLLEVHLSDPGAPVELQQLGKTLLATNERSEQLVEGLLLLARSDNQIIERKPVDLAEVAERGVDQVHAEAEAKGVEIRGERAPAVVQGNGVLLERIALNLLQNAVRYNVPEGGWVEVTTEAKDGQAVLVVSNTGPVVPAYEIDNLFEPFRRLRQERTGSDKGVGLGLSIARSVARAHGGRIIAEPREGGGLVMRVTLPI
- a CDS encoding response regulator transcription factor → MRVLVVEDEQLLADAVATGLRREAMAVDVVYDGAAALERVGVNDYDVVVLDRDLPLVHGDDVCRKIVELGMPTRVLMLTASGDVSDRVEGLELGADDYLPKPFAFTELTARVRALGRRTTVPLPPVLERAGIKLDPNRREVFREGREVQLAPKEFAVLEVLMRSEGAVVSAEQLLEKAWDENTDPFTNVVRVTVMTLRRKLGEPPVIVTVPGSGYRI
- a CDS encoding inositol monophosphatase family protein codes for the protein MTDPLLTELLDLALEAALRAGALLRDGRPDDLAVARTKSSPIDVVTEMDIAAEKLIIGFLAEHRPHDGFLGEEGASSPGTSGVRWVIDPLDGTVNYLYGLPTWAVSIAAERDGETVVGVVEAPMRGETYRAVLGGGAYAGERRLAVRPSPALDEALLGTGFGYLQARRAHQADVAQRVIPRVRDIRRGGSAAIDLCDVAAGRLDAYYERGLNPWDLAAGALIAREAGGLTGGRPGEPESGELTLASSPGLFEPLQELLEELGAWHD
- a CDS encoding ferrochelatase; amino-acid sequence: MSDQHDPAPYDALLLLSFGGPEGPDDVVPFLENVTRGRGIPKERLKEVGQHYFLFGGVSPINDQNRALLDALRTDFEQAGLDLPVYWGNRNWAPYLTDTLREMITDGRRHIAVLTTSAYASYSGCRQYRENLADALATLEAEGLPLPRVDKLRHYFNHPGFVGPMVEGVLASLAELDPAVRDRAHLAFTTHSIPDSAADTSGPVAEHGEGGAYVRQHLDVARVIVDAVREETGVDHPWKLVYQSRSGAPHIPWLEPDICDHLEELHEAGAPAAVMVPIGFVSDHMEVLYDLDTEATAKAAELGLPVRRSATVGADPRFAAAVRELVLERAAHQRGGKAERCALGALGASHDLCPIGCCPARAERPAAAGADSPYA